In Candidatus Tanganyikabacteria bacterium, a single genomic region encodes these proteins:
- a CDS encoding acyl carrier protein translates to MLSITVREIVAGLGPAPAGDEAALDLDSLGVVMLVEALEDRLGVRIGPRDVVPENLGSVANICAFLARRGVCEAGPA, encoded by the coding sequence ATGCTGAGCATCACCGTCCGCGAGATCGTCGCCGGCCTCGGCCCGGCGCCGGCAGGCGACGAGGCGGCGCTGGACCTGGATTCGCTGGGCGTGGTCATGCTGGTCGAGGCGCTGGAAGACCGGCTGGGAGTGCGGATCGGGCCGCGGGACGTGGTGCCCGAGAATCTGGGCAGCGTCGCAAACATCTGCGCATTCCTGGCGCGCCGGGGCGTCTGCGAGGCCGGCCCCGCTTGA